A stretch of the Candidatus Finniella inopinata genome encodes the following:
- a CDS encoding LuxR C-terminal-related transcriptional regulator, whose amino-acid sequence MNRKKIHIPADFFALSVQDAVQAICQNMFDELNFDYFGYRRQYFDGTTIHLMNSGKDGNGGSFLKALYGEGVYFSVDEIEQVITSFDSSSHLFGFVTPKFSLTDGLTNQLIYQKQIEIAHIFNIGKNKTAFFQNSQDFTDMIIFGSSFHETGTFCNFCIQNLSVLQNFVKYFRRQAKSLIEAAKEDPILLAPSLTYKIPKTNLLNFTGYNFKEKRKITLQFTEQEANSLELLASGKTVGGIASDLRISLHAVKNHFHEATKRSDFQTIYELLKIFPTLARR is encoded by the coding sequence ATGAACAGAAAAAAAATCCATATACCTGCCGATTTCTTTGCTTTGTCTGTCCAGGACGCTGTCCAGGCTATTTGCCAGAATATGTTTGATGAATTGAATTTTGATTATTTCGGTTATCGGCGTCAATATTTTGATGGTACGACGATCCACCTTATGAACTCCGGTAAAGATGGTAATGGTGGATCCTTTCTAAAGGCTTTATATGGTGAGGGGGTTTATTTCTCAGTTGATGAGATTGAACAGGTGATAACCTCCTTTGACAGCTCTTCCCATTTATTTGGTTTCGTGACGCCGAAATTCAGCCTAACTGACGGCTTGACTAATCAACTAATTTATCAAAAACAAATAGAAATTGCCCATATCTTTAATATAGGGAAGAATAAAACTGCCTTTTTTCAGAACTCTCAGGACTTTACAGATATGATTATATTCGGAAGTTCTTTTCATGAGACAGGTACTTTTTGCAACTTTTGTATCCAGAACCTATCCGTCCTTCAAAATTTTGTTAAATATTTCAGAAGGCAAGCAAAAAGTCTTATTGAAGCTGCAAAGGAAGACCCTATTCTGCTTGCCCCCAGCCTAACCTATAAAATACCAAAAACGAACCTTTTGAATTTTACAGGCTACAATTTTAAGGAAAAGAGGAAAATCACCTTGCAGTTTACGGAACAAGAAGCCAATTCCTTAGAGCTGCTGGCTTCTGGGAAAACTGTTGGAGGGATAGCAAGTGATTTACGGATTTCTCTTCATGCCGTTAAAAACCATTTTCATGAAGCGACGAAAAGATCAGATTTTCAAACTATTTACGAGTTGTTGAAAATCTTCCCAACCTTAGCACGTAGGTAG
- a CDS encoding helix-turn-helix transcriptional regulator: MKILLPDKSIMLSAQNAVQAICQYMFDELNFDYFDYHHYYDDGRSLILINDQGDGLRKSFLQRYFAEGIYLQPDDLDALRKLYHSQKKLFGFRTAEYSLLDQLPTTLKHRKALELTQSFQIGNRIYFVERHSDHVELAGFGSNFHNSNFCNFCVQNMVILQSFIKYFRDEGHNLIEAAKKNPVLIAPLSTYQSPNQRFDRMQYVGYDFKNNKKINLSLTGQEAASLKQLGTGKTFKEAAKNLLISPPTVENHIYSAKMKSKCKSTDELLELFSTLTRR; this comes from the coding sequence GTGAAAATACTTCTGCCAGATAAATCCATTATGCTAAGCGCACAGAACGCTGTTCAGGCTATTTGTCAGTACATGTTTGATGAGCTGAATTTTGATTATTTTGACTACCATCATTATTATGATGACGGAAGGTCTCTTATTCTTATAAATGATCAGGGCGATGGCCTTAGAAAAAGCTTTCTTCAAAGGTATTTCGCGGAAGGAATTTATTTGCAACCCGACGATTTAGATGCCTTAAGAAAACTATATCATAGTCAAAAAAAGTTATTTGGTTTCAGGACAGCTGAGTATTCCCTGCTAGATCAATTGCCTACCACACTAAAGCATAGAAAGGCCTTAGAGCTTACCCAATCTTTCCAAATTGGAAATAGAATCTATTTTGTTGAACGCCATAGCGATCATGTCGAACTAGCCGGTTTTGGCAGCAATTTTCATAATAGTAATTTTTGCAACTTTTGTGTTCAGAACATGGTTATTTTGCAAAGCTTCATTAAATATTTTAGAGACGAAGGACACAATCTTATTGAAGCTGCGAAAAAGAATCCCGTTCTGATTGCGCCCCTTTCAACTTACCAATCCCCGAATCAACGCTTTGATCGAATGCAATATGTTGGTTATGATTTTAAAAACAACAAGAAAATCAACTTAAGCTTGACTGGCCAAGAAGCCGCGTCTTTAAAACAGTTGGGCACAGGAAAGACTTTTAAAGAAGCAGCCAAGAATTTGCTGATTTCTCCCCCTACAGTTGAAAACCATATTTACAGTGCAAAGATGAAATCAAAGTGTAAAAGTACGGATGAATTATTGGAACTTTTCTCAAC
- a CDS encoding helix-turn-helix transcriptional regulator has protein sequence MKIHLPDNSIMLSVQDAVQGICQYMFDQLNFNHFSYRRHYNDGATIHLVNSDANDHGRTYLKALYGEGLYARAPDVEEAAKTRTDSPRLMGFLTPQFSVADGLANEPIYRKQIELADLCNIGYRVGFYQRFNDYIEINSFGSSSYEIGVFLNFCIQHLVVFQNFIKYFRTEAEGLIEIIKKDPIILAPGLTLESQKSTPADFVGYDFKKKKKITLRLTGQEAATLQQLSKGQTFKGAAKNLLISPRTVENHIYSAKMKSKCNSTNELLEVFSTLTPR, from the coding sequence ATGAAAATACATTTGCCAGATAACTCCATCATGCTAAGTGTACAGGACGCTGTCCAGGGGATCTGTCAGTATATGTTTGATCAGCTGAATTTTAATCATTTCTCTTATCGACGACACTATAACGACGGCGCCACAATCCACCTTGTCAATAGCGACGCGAATGATCACGGCAGAACTTATTTAAAGGCTTTATATGGTGAAGGGCTTTATGCGAGAGCCCCGGATGTTGAAGAGGCGGCAAAGACAAGAACAGACAGTCCACGTTTAATGGGTTTTTTAACGCCTCAATTTAGTGTGGCTGATGGCTTAGCTAACGAGCCAATTTACAGAAAACAAATAGAACTGGCCGACCTATGCAACATAGGTTATAGGGTTGGTTTTTACCAACGTTTTAACGACTATATTGAGATCAATTCATTTGGAAGTTCTTCGTATGAAATAGGTGTTTTTTTAAATTTTTGCATCCAGCACTTGGTTGTCTTTCAAAATTTCATTAAGTATTTCAGAACGGAAGCAGAAGGCCTTATCGAAATAATAAAAAAAGACCCCATTATTCTTGCCCCTGGGCTGACTTTGGAATCACAAAAGTCTACCCCTGCGGATTTTGTTGGATATGATTTCAAAAAAAAGAAAAAAATTACTCTGCGGCTTACCGGGCAAGAGGCAGCTACATTGCAGCAGCTATCAAAAGGGCAAACTTTCAAGGGCGCTGCTAAAAATTTGCTAATTTCTCCCCGTACCGTTGAAAATCATATCTACAGTGCAAAGATGAAATCAAAGTGTAACAGCACGAATGAATTGCTAGAGGTTTTCTCAACGTTAACGCCTAGATAA